In the genome of Thermosphaera aggregans DSM 11486, one region contains:
- the deoC gene encoding deoxyribose-phosphate aldolase: MKGFYSGRIESITPTEFASMIDHTLLKPDADYKILEKYINDVREHGFKLLMLPLSLLDKALEIAGRTIKYGVVVGFPLGNTSTKVKVFEAVEAASSGASEVDMVMNISLFKSREYARVLEDISTVVAEAKKKGVESVKVILETTLLDDSEKIKAVELVSSAGADFVKTNTGFLGGGATVHDVALLYRASQGRIKVKASGGIRHALDALALIEAGASRIGTSSGDKLMKEFLELTGEA, encoded by the coding sequence ATGAAAGGATTCTATAGCGGGAGAATTGAGTCTATAACTCCCACAGAATTTGCCTCAATGATTGATCACACGTTGCTAAAGCCTGATGCAGACTACAAGATCCTTGAAAAATATATCAACGACGTCAGAGAGCACGGGTTTAAGCTGTTAATGCTACCTCTTTCTCTTCTCGACAAAGCCTTAGAGATAGCCGGTAGGACGATAAAATATGGTGTCGTAGTAGGGTTTCCACTCGGCAACACTTCTACAAAGGTGAAAGTTTTCGAAGCTGTTGAAGCGGCCTCTTCAGGGGCTTCTGAAGTAGATATGGTAATGAACATTTCTCTATTCAAAAGCAGGGAATACGCGAGGGTGTTGGAGGACATATCCACTGTGGTTGCGGAGGCGAAGAAGAAAGGAGTTGAATCGGTTAAGGTGATATTAGAAACCACGCTTTTAGACGATTCCGAGAAAATAAAAGCTGTTGAGCTTGTCTCGTCAGCGGGCGCTGACTTTGTTAAAACAAACACCGGTTTCCTAGGAGGTGGTGCAACTGTTCACGATGTAGCACTTCTATACAGGGCCTCGCAAGGCAGGATTAAGGTGAAGGCTTCAGGAGGAATTAGACATGCATTGGATGCTCTCGCACTTATTGAAGCAGGTGCTAGTAGGATTGGGACAAGCAGTGGTGACAAACTCATGAAAGAGTTTTTGGAGCTCACGGGTGAGGCTTAA
- the gcvH gene encoding glycine cleavage system protein GcvH yields MSEDIVVELKSKKYIVKKDRRYTETDEWAKLEGSMAIVGLTDYAQKELKDIVSIELPEVGRKVRKGEELGVVDSIKASSSYYSPLTGEVVEVNEKLTGNPELVNKDPYGEGWVFKIRVENPGEYNSLLTPEKYAEKVKTSHH; encoded by the coding sequence TTGAGCGAGGATATTGTTGTTGAGTTGAAGTCTAAGAAGTATATTGTGAAGAAGGATCGAAGATACACGGAAACGGATGAATGGGCAAAGCTTGAGGGAAGCATGGCTATTGTCGGGCTAACAGATTACGCTCAGAAAGAGCTCAAAGACATTGTTTCAATAGAGCTCCCAGAAGTTGGTCGAAAAGTGAGGAAAGGAGAGGAATTGGGGGTTGTAGATTCGATCAAAGCATCAAGCTCTTATTACTCTCCTCTCACCGGGGAAGTCGTTGAAGTCAATGAAAAATTAACAGGTAATCCTGAACTCGTTAATAAAGACCCCTACGGGGAGGGTTGGGTTTTCAAAATTAGAGTTGAGAATCCTGGAGAGTATAATTCGTTGCTAACTCCTGAGAAATACGCGGAGAAGGTGAAGACTTCTCATCATTAG
- a CDS encoding spermidine synthase, with the protein MSVEGFYLIEPAGKSLKCLFKIKRVLALEKTPYQEIAFADLEGFGKSLIIDNYVQSTETDEHFYHELLVQPAMTLHPNPKRVLIIGGGEGATLREVLKHKTVEEAVMVDIDEKVVEFSKKYLEHMHRGSFDDPRSKVIIMDGFEYVRKAPQKYFDVVIMDLTDPYARETAKALYSSEFYSQVKKIMADNSVLVTQAGSSYFYPDEYKYVLTSLSRNFGLIGEYWTWIPSFGLNVNFIIASDTINPWNIDPIEFDKRLQERGVQVKYVTGKRFLGLLLVGVIYPY; encoded by the coding sequence ATGAGTGTGGAAGGGTTTTACTTAATAGAGCCTGCTGGGAAAAGCCTTAAGTGTTTATTCAAGATTAAGCGGGTCTTAGCCTTAGAGAAAACGCCATACCAGGAGATAGCTTTTGCTGATCTGGAAGGATTTGGAAAGTCATTAATCATAGACAACTATGTGCAAAGCACCGAAACAGATGAGCACTTCTATCATGAATTACTTGTGCAACCCGCGATGACCTTACATCCAAACCCGAAGAGAGTTCTAATTATCGGTGGAGGGGAAGGTGCTACTCTTAGAGAGGTTTTAAAACACAAGACCGTGGAAGAGGCTGTTATGGTTGATATTGATGAAAAAGTCGTAGAGTTTTCAAAGAAGTATTTAGAACATATGCACAGGGGAAGCTTCGACGACCCCAGGAGCAAAGTCATAATAATGGATGGATTCGAGTATGTGAGGAAAGCTCCGCAGAAGTATTTCGACGTGGTGATAATGGATTTAACGGATCCATATGCGAGGGAAACAGCTAAAGCACTCTACAGTAGCGAGTTCTATTCACAAGTGAAAAAAATAATGGCAGATAACAGCGTACTAGTCACTCAAGCCGGGAGTAGCTACTTCTACCCTGACGAGTACAAATACGTGTTAACGAGTCTAAGTAGAAACTTTGGTTTGATAGGCGAATACTGGACCTGGATCCCCAGCTTCGGATTAAATGTAAACTTCATCATAGCATCTGACACTATTAATCCGTGGAATATTGATCCGATAGAGTTTGATAAGAGGCTCCAAGAGAGAGGTGTTCAAGTCAAATATGTTACTGGTAAAAGATTCTTAGGTTTACTCTTAGTCGGAGTTATTTATCCTTATTGA